A region of the Polyodon spathula isolate WHYD16114869_AA chromosome 39, ASM1765450v1, whole genome shotgun sequence genome:
tgtgtgtgtgtgtgtgtgtgtgtgtgtgtgtgtgtacgtgtgtgtgtgtacgtgtgtgtgtgtgtgtgtgtgtgtgtgtgtgtgtgtgtgtgtgtgtgtgtacgtgtgtgtgtacgtgtgtgtgtgtgtgtgtgtgtgtgtgtgtgtgtgtgtgtgtgtgtgtgtgtgtgtgtgtgtgtgtgtgtgtgtgtgtgtgtgtgtgtgtgtgtgtgtgtgtacgtgtgtgtgtactTGTGTTTGTACAGCTTTTCAGACatgttcaattttctttttttgatagGATTCTGAGGAAAATAAAGGCGATTATGTTGTTAGGATACTTAAAGCAACCTTATTTAATGTAAGTATGCAATATATTGACTGATCTCCTACAAATCTAGCTGACTGTGATCAGTGCATGTAATACAAATGGAAAACAATTAATTgaaacagcaaaacacacacagggtgaAGAACAGCAGAGATATGTATCTGCACATCTTGAATATTGATGTATTGCTTCAGCATTTACAGTTTTCACacgtcagttttttttttttccatggtgtgattactgtacatatttttattcTATACTTGTTCCTTACAGGAATGTCGTGCAATTTATCAACTCCACTATGTTAACTGGCCAGACCATGGAGTCCCTGACTCCCTAGACCCAATACTGGAGATGATCTGGGAAATGCGTTCCTATCAGGAACACGATGACGTCCCGCTCTGTATCCACTGCAGGTAAGAACCGAGCCGAACAGGAAAGAAGAACCTCTTGCTGTGTCAGTACAACCAGTACCTTTTCCCTTTTCTTCTCTCAAACATTTGTGTAGAAAAGTCTAAAGAAGGTTGATCGTTGAGTCATGGTCAAAGATGTCTATCTGTTTTTCAGTGTGCTTTCACAcattacacatgcacacacacacacacacacacacacacacacacacacacacacacacacacacacacatacgcacgtGCATACACCCCCTCCTATCTGTCGCCTCGTTCCTCCATCCCCCACATCCCCCGTCCCTCCTCTAACCCTGCTGtcatagaagttttttttttctattcaaaggAAGTGGCTGCTTGGCCAACAGCTTAAAATACACTGCAGGCTCAattcttattaaaaacacagcagaccCTTCTTATTAAAAATCTCTGCAGACTCAAttcttattaaaaacactgaaggCACAATTCTTATTAAAAACACTGCAGACTCAATTCGTATTAAAAAAACCCACTGTAGACTCAATTATTAAAAGCAGTGCagacacaattattattaaaaacactgcagtccaaattattattatatttattcatattctcaaaggaagaagaataaaggttaggcttcatagttatacatataaaacatatctataaagaagaaacaaaataaaacattcaaggaaaagtaatgcattgttaaatgttcataatgaatccttgatgtgctctctggtcagaGAGTTCTGCATtggtgaagcagtcttaatagttcatcatgcattgtttggttgagtcacgcattacatatacatgcactagcttccacgtggctaagtacacatgtacaatgttccagcatttagttaaataaatgcacattacaCATTGTGATGATATTAAAAGCATGGCTTTAGTTCAGTTatctgtaaacacacaatataagtttaatacttattctgttggtgcgatgtttaaaacaaagtcttcttaacatggtcgtcctctctgtggaagttagttgtgcacaAGCGCAGTGCAggatctctgtgaagtctgtaggcaaaagctttcatcgttCCGGAGGAAGCCCATCTTCTCAGGGACAgttttgaagattacatcattgcatcttcgttgaagaactttgGAGTTTGAttagttgagagcgatgagatgttttgaagaaagtgtGAATCCAGTGAGCGCAAATCCAGATAGAAAGAAAAtctttgttttgagtttaaataacacaatgtatagatgttcccttgtactgtaagtCCTTGTTGGTCCTTTCATTGGTTcatagtatttgatagacagttgcatgtcacacaaaaaggatGTGTCAAAAATGCAATGAATCCATccatttcgttatcaaaggattttacatttatcatttaaacctcctattcaatataactttagttgcattcattagagaagcatatgaatttcagtttcattttctatgtaaaattacgattacaagcatataaaacacataatacaatcaaagattaatattttaaaatagttattagtttataatattcatttaaaacacaataaacacttcagatttattgggaaaattacttaaaataactattaaacttatatctacaagttatgtaattaaaaattattcttaaagcatttaacacaaaaatggtacaactgcactgtagcttggcttggcAAGTTTGATGACATCTTAGGAGACTAGACAATCCATTTTGGAAGGCGAGTTTCAAAGAGTTAACAttgtttgtggcctgtgccttggtctaatcaatgAGCTTtaaagtagatctggttaagaatgttctggaatcggtgttaacaacgcaatcaccacagcatgtcacacaaaaagggtctgaattaaatatctgagaaatgcttatattaaaatgaattgaacCACGAATTTCCTTggcaaacaattattattaaaaacactgcagACCCTTCTTAAGAAAAAGCATTGAAGACCCAAATCTTATTTCCCTTTTGAATTCAAGCACACTGCTGCTGAAGCTGTCAGTAATCTCTTGGAGTCTAAATGAATTCTTGCAGAAGAAAGCTTTTGAATCTTTGATGGATGGGAAGAAGTGGTGATCCTCAGATGTTACCCTTGAGATGCAAATACATTTACCCAGTTTAATTGCAAATACTGATTCCTTGCAACAACCCtccattttaaatgatgtattaccACCATATTTAACTCTGTGCATCATGTACACATGGTCTGCGTTATGCTTTTGCCATAATGTATTTGATTGTTTTATAAGTATAAGTTTATTAAACAGGGAACTTTACATGCATCCCATAATTGGTCTTGCATCTGATTGTGTTGGCAGTGTTGATAGGGTTtgttacattatttgttttttgtttataagaacatgagaaagtttacaaacgagaggagaccattcggcccatcttgctcgtttggttgttagtagcttattgatcccagaatctcatcaagcagcttcttgaaggatcccagggtgtcagcttcaacaacattactggggattttgttccagaccctcacaattctctttgtaaaaaactgcctcctatttacttttctgaatgccactttatctaatctccatttgtgacccctggtccttctttctttttaaggTTGAAAAACTCCCTTGAgttgacattgtcaatgccttttagaattttcaatgcttgaatcagatcaccgcttagtcttctttgttcaaaattgaatagattcaattcttttagcctgtctgcatatgacatgccttttaaacctggaataattctggtcacttttctttgcactctttctaaagcagcaatattctttttgtatcgaggtgaccagaactgaacacagtattgtaGATGACgtcttactattgcattgtaaAGTGTGAACATTACTTCCCTGTTGTAACAGTGCTGGCTGTGGCAGGACCGGAGTGATATGTGCCATTGACTACACCTGGAAGCTGCTAACCAATGGGGTAAGGGTACACCTATCAATAATCAGTAACGATGAATGAAGCTTCCTGGGATTTGATTCACTGCAGCACACCTGTTGCTCCTTATCCTGTTTTATATATCGATCTGTCATGACCTGCTTGTGACCAGATGCATGCTTTTGGTGTCTGTTGGTGGTTTTCCCAGAAACACTTGGGAGACTGTCCTGCTGAACACATTGGTCAATGCAGATGGGCTGGTTGCACGAGCCCAACTATCAAGTcactgagatccttctgctttaTCAGGACTGTTGCTCACACTATGGTGTTATTCCTTGTTCATAattattaaaactaataataacacgTTTAGAGCTATGGATCATGGATCTTTAAGCCAACTTGTGTCCCAAACATTAAGGTGTGGCCGATGCAGCAGTTTGACAACCCTGTGTCTTTATCAGGCGACACCTGGGACCGgggctctctgtcagactgggtGGGTCACAGTGTTCTTATCTCAAACCAATGCTGGGATGAGATCATCAAGAAAATacctcacacacagacacacaaatatGTTGTTATAGCTGTGAAAGATTTTAGAAGTGTTAGGACCCCAAACATGTTAtagctacagtacagtttatatttGATGTATTGCTCAGACAGACAGCTGTCTATCTGTGGAGAACAGTGTTGACATTCTCTTTGGTTCTGAAAGATTTCTGCTTGAATCTGTGTGTGCTTGCGACAGGACCCTGTACAGGAAGTCTGAAGGGTTGCGTCTAATTCCTCAATTGATTTGCTCTTTGCTCTTTTTAACTGGTCTCTtcttttactgttttgtattcaGATTATCCCAGAGAACTTCAGTGTCTTCGATTTGGTTCAAGAAATGAGAACACAAAGGCCGTCCCTTGTCCAAACCAAGGTAGAAATTCAACATGGTGACATTCACCACAtgcatgtattcatgtatttacatataataCAGTTTAAACTGGGATGTTATTGGGTATGGGATTAATTATATTGAATTTTCTACCATAAATATCATACCATATAAaggcattaataaaaaaaaaaattgtatttgaagAAAGGGTCTTTTTCCTCTTTTCAGGAGCAGTATGAACTTGTTTACATTTCAGTAAAGCACTTGttccaaaaacatttagagaACATGGACAGAGATTGCAAATTGGATGTGAATGAGGTAAGACCATCTCAGATATCTTGTACGTGTTTTTGTGAGCATTTTGTGAGCTAGTTCAGAACTTCAGTACCAGTGTGGCTGTTTCCTAACTAGAGTATGAGACAGGCACCGCTGGCATCCTGTACAACTATCAAATACTAGGGTCAGTTAGGAACTTCCTGTTCAACTTCAGCACTCAGCCTGTGGTTGTGCTGAGCTCTGACACATAACTTATAAACAGCTTTTTTGCCGGATGTGGTCATTTACTGTAGAAACCAGCCAAAGGCCTTAAAGAAAAAGGTGGCTGGGGGTGAAAAAAACAGCCTTTCATTTACTCATGTCTTGAAGCTGTGCTTTCATTTATTCATGTCTTGAAGCTGTGCTTTCATTTACTCATGTCTTGAAGCTGTGCTTTCCTTTACTCATGTCCAAAGCTTAGCTTTCATTTATTCATGTCTTGAAGCTGTGTTTTCATTTACTTATGTCTTGAAGCTGTGTTTTCATTTACTCATGTCTTGAAGCTGTGCTTTCATTTACTCATGTCTTGAAGctgctttttttctgcagtttccATGTTTGCATCATAGCAACTTTTTAAACCTTTCACTTTTTGTGCTGCACCTTGGGGTCTTTATCAAATGTCTTTGGAGCAATGCTTGTTTTCTGTACTGTTAGAAATGGGTAGCAAGCCTGCCCATAACTGACCCTCTATACTAGTGAGCCTGTGACCTCAATAGACAAAAGCAACATCATCCACATATGCAGTGCCATGTCAGTGGCAGTTTTTCGGCTGGGATTTTGTGAGGAGAACCATGTTTGCCTTGCCTCTTGGCTCAGCAGAGGCAAAAGCCAGCATGCTCTTTCAGAACCTCTTCACTGGGCTGCCTGAGCAGGTGGGTTCATTAGGGCAGGTGATGCATGCCACTCCCGACTGAAGCAGGAACCAGCTCTGCACTACACCACCCGCCTCTCTCCTCTGAGTCTAGCATGACACAAAGTGGCACTCATACAGTGTGGGTGTAGTTTCCGCTCAGAATGCCAGATCAGAGAAAGGTTCAATCAGACAGATCATCTCTTTTATCATCAGTCATTTTAGGAatgctttttcaatgtttttattaattaaaaatcttCTATGCTAGTGAAAGTGTTCTGGACTGTTGATAGCTTATTTACCAGCAGTCAGAACTGTTTCATGAATATTAGAAATGATTGTACTCTATAGCTCTTTATTTTAATTGACCCTTTTTTGTTAAGTGGTAATAGCTAtcttactaacatattaacagGGCCAATAATAGTTGTTCTTTTCCTACCtcttttacatttatattaatggAGATAAAGCAACAGCATTTCCTTGGTCTAAAAGTAGCTATCACATCTACGGCATTCTTGATTTTTAACGTCAGCTGCTATCTGTTTTATATCCATTGCACTCAAACACAAATTACACATGTACGCTGCACAATATCATATACTCCAAAGGGGTTAATGGTGTATATCATTTTAACAGCAAACATCTACATTGCTGTGTGATTAACTGTTATTCAACCTTGTTATTTACAACACTTTAGCGCAGACAGTAAATACTGTGAAGTGAAGCCACCACATACACAGTGTTTATCAGTACAGTTGAGTTCCACTCAGCTAGAGGCAGCTGCTGGACCCTTCTTAGGCAAAGTACTACTATATACTAGTGGAACAAATGGAGCTACTTTGGGCTATTTCCAGAGATACTGTATGTCAGTTTGTAAGAAGAGAAAAATGAGATTTAAACAGAGAAGGAATCATCATGGGTGACAGCCCTTCAATTAACTTGATAGTTTCACCCCTTACCTTGGAGGGTTTGTTACCCGGTTTTGGATGAAAAGGCAACTGATTTTGCACTGCAGCAAACATTTGCAAACATACAATCTCAAGGTATTATTATTTGAGTGTTCTGTATCTATTATTTTGATTAAAGATATATCAAACTACTCCCATCAGTTAGTTTCACTTTTAATAGTGCATTCACTGTCCTTTACAGAGTCTCCCTACACCTTTGGATATCTCATCTGAAAGTGAGACACTAGCAAGCCAAGAAGCTAATATTGTGGAACCAGAGCAAGGTTACAGGTATGCTTTTCCAATGTTATAACAGCCTGAGTGGCCGGCAGGAAAGCAGTGCTTTTATCACAGCATCACAttcattgtctgtttgtttgtttgttttgcaatatcTTTATTGTAGCTGTGCTGTAAATGTATGTCTGTATTAATAACTAGAAATATTAAACCTACCAACCATCACGATTTTCCCGGGACAGTTCCCTTTTTAGGGAGCAGTTCCTGGTGTCCCTACATGTTTAGGAAAATGTTACTTTTGTCCCGCTTTTGGGTATGTATATAATGCTTGATACAGACACACTGTTTTACAGGGTTAATACAAAGAATAACGTCAGTTTCCCTGTCaagtattgtttaatttttcaatgtaatatataatataaaatgactGTGTGTACTTGTGCTTTCTCTAATCAGATACTCAGATGAGGAAATGCCAGAGAAAACTCTTAGTCATTGTTTTGATGTTGCACAAGAAATTGCACCATTGATTTCCTCTGCATACCAGACCAACACTCCCCCACAGAGCACCCAACAGGGCTTCACCCCCGCAAGGCACACAGAGTCTTACCACCCTGATGCAGATATATGGTGCAGTGCAGGCTTGTCTGAAATTAGAAGGCAGCACCTGTCTATGTTCATCCACAACAATAGCTGGGGGATGGATCAGGAGAATCTCCTCAGCTTAGACTCAGACAGGACAGAGGACAGTTACCTGTCTTCAGGATTAACAAACCCTAGAGGTGGGCCTGCTGGTAAGATACCAGTGTGCAGGGTCAAATCAAATCCTTTTACTCAGGGCTATCCAGCAGAGGAATGCGATCAGGGATTGATGGAAGCCTCGTGGGACCTTCGCCAGGAACGCACATCATGTTCCTTGAATAACGTGAACCAGGACAGAGGGGTGCTGGACAGGCTGGAGGATCTCAGCTTTGCTCACCCTTACTGGGAACCAGCTCTGGCAAACAAAGGGCACTGGAGTGAAACTGAGGATCCCTCTCCCTTCCATCCTGCTTCTCAGGACAATGCTGGCTCCTGCTATACTGTGGAGGATCCTTACTTCTCTACAGATATTATTGATTCCCTTGATGGATCTCAGGATGTCCTCGGGGGGTCTAGTGAAAATGATAGTAAATGGGGGAAGGGAGCCCTTGACCACTGGACCAAGAGCCCTAGTTACAACACCTCTTCATCCCAAGGTCAGTATTTCTTTGAATGGCACTTTACCAGAACGCCAACCCAGCCATGCTGATAACAGTGGGAACGCAACTGAAGGTGGGCGTTAGCTTAGTTTTCAAAGCAGAAAACATTAAAGCACTAAACATGGTGATCCAGCTTAGTATATCCTGAACCTTTCACAGTAACCCTTTGACTCTTTGATGAACACTACATCCACTATACCCATGTCTTctaattcatatatttttacagGTCTTCTTAAATGGGCTACTTATACACAAACAAGACAAGAATACCCTGACTCGGATTCCTGTGAGAAACTCACTGCTTCTCttaatacatttttcacaatttTACTCCCcacttttatatatgtatataatgttgATGTTTCACACAAAGTGACATTCTTGGAATTACACTTCCTTAAAGAATTTGCTATCATTTACCAGCTTTCTAGAGCAATGGGTAAATAACAGGGGAGCACTAAGCTGTTCTTCTGTTAAAACTGCTGGACACTAGTGATCTCTACAGGGGCCTTGCACCAGTTTCACTTCAATAAGCTTCACCATGAACCCTTTACCACTGTGCCAGGCCCTCACTGCATTGCCATGCTTTTTGTCAAGGCGTGCCATATAGGGTTCTGCGCTTTACTTTTATAGTCACTGACGGCACTTCTTCACCGTGTCGTCTTTCTTAGTTTTAGCAGCTTCAGATAACCACGCTGATGAGGAAACTCCGCCACCCCTGCCAGAGCGAACTCCAGAGTCCTTTGTGTTGCTGAGCCAGTCTGGTAAGCAGGCATTCAAACACTCAGGCTGATTGTTACAGCTGCCCTATGGACACTCAGCACACAAAGGATGTTTGAAAAATGTTAGGCAACACACATGTAAGCTGAGTGAAAGCTTTCTTGTTCAGTATaaataaagataaacaaaacaagcaagagCAAGAAAAGGCGATACCCAGCTACCCTAAAGCCAGTGAATTCTTCTGCcagggtgttattagctacttgccttacagacatcaaacaTTGGGTGTCACAGAATtatctaatgttgaattcagataaa
Encoded here:
- the LOC121304776 gene encoding tyrosine-protein phosphatase non-receptor type 22-like isoform X4; translation: MDQKEVLSRFLEAVRSKEADSGEVFANEFTRLKRQSTKYKNENPSKAAEKQENCKKNRYKDIVPFDHSRVKLSLITSDTDSDFINASFIRGVYGQKAYIATQGPLPSTVLDFWRMIWEYNVQVIVMACREFEMGRKKCERYWATLEEESFKCAVFSISCDSEENKGDYVVRILKATLFNECRAIYQLHYVNWPDHGVPDSLDPILEMIWEMRSYQEHDDVPLCIHCSAGCGRTGVICAIDYTWKLLTNGIIPENFSVFDLVQEMRTQRPSLVQTKEQYELVYISVKHLFQKHLENMDRDCKLDVNESLPTPLDISSESETLASQEANIVEPEQGYRYSDEEMPEKTLSHCFDVAQEIAPLISSAYQTNTPPQSTQQGFTPARHTESYHPDADIWCSAGLSEIRRQHLSMFIHNNSWGMDQENLLSLDSDRTEDSYLSSGLTNPRGGPAGKIPVCRVKSNPFTQGYPAEECDQGLMEASWDLRQERTSCSLNNVNQDRGVLDRLEDLSFAHPYWEPALANKGHWSETEDPSPFHPASQDNAGSCYTVEDPYFSTDIIDSLDGSQDVLGGSSENDSKWGKGALDHWTKSPSYNTSSSQGLLKWATYTQTRQEYPDSDSFLAASDNHADEETPPPLPERTPESFVLLSQSEPVSATRLPIPISAQESIEGPLDNGTLSPAPQPQSSTDTLRVGMSSEWCGNPQPKTLLEPEKSISRSKSLKFGTSKLESPPPLTPPLPRRTPESFVLASTLSPAPQPQPSTDTLRVGMSSEWCGNPQPKTFLEPEKSMSRSKSLKMKCSKLVPFSVAPVPTPPSTASEWVLRGNGEQLPADNRPPSSAMEPVQPDEKSGAKLSLSSFARSKSMKFLKNVKKTKNATSAANAIESAPSNHTSSKSNFGFGNRFSKPKGPRNLPASWV